Proteins found in one Muntiacus reevesi chromosome 2, mMunRee1.1, whole genome shotgun sequence genomic segment:
- the LOC136158189 gene encoding olfactory receptor 6C2-like, with amino-acid sequence MGVKNESTVQEFILEAFPAIQHLGNLLFLVHLLAYLGSIMGNMVIIIITWADHRLQTPMYVLLSTFSFCECCFITTVIPKLLSIFLSGRQTIPFTACLTQAFFFLFIGAGIFFLMAVMSLDRYLAICKPLHYASIMNLRISFLLIFLCYFLSFIFFTGLMLRVSQLSFCGPNIISHFFCDLGSLIHLSCSDTRSVEMYFFFVTSFAILLSLIVTIIAYSNIVVTILRLPSAKERQKAFSTCSSHLIVLSLMYGSCVFIYVKPKEVNRLDSNKEAALVNTVVTPLLNPVIYTLRNKQVHQALRDTLSRARLQK; translated from the coding sequence ATGGGGGTAAAAAATGAGTCTACCGTTCAGGAGTTCATCCTGGAGGCGTTTCCTGCCATCCAGCACTTGGGGAACCTCCTCTTCCTGGTGCACCTGCTGGCATACCTGGGCTCTATCATGGGAAACATGGTCATAATCATCATCACCTGGGCTGACCATCGTCTCCAGACGCCAATGTATGTTTTACTGAGCACTTTCTCCTTCTGTGAATGCTGTTTCATCACCACAGTTATTCCTAAACTGCTGTCCATCTTCCTTTCAGGAAGGCAAACAATTCCCTTTACTGCTTGTCTCACAcaagcctttttctttttatttattggagcaggaattttctttctcatggctgtgaTGTCGTTGGATCGGTATCTAGCCATTTGCAAGCCTCTGCACTATGCATCCATCATGAACCTGAGAATTAgtttccttttgattttcttgTGCTATTTCTTGTCCTTCATCTTCTTCACTGGTCTGATGCTCAGAGTTTCCCAGTTATCATTCTGTGGCCCCAACATCATCTCTCATTTCTTCTGTGACCTTGGCTCCTTAATTCATCTCTCCTGCTCTGACACCAGATCTGttgaaatgtatttcttctttgttacTTCGTTTGCAATTCTACTATCCCTCATTGTAACCATCATTGCATACAGCAACATAGTAGTCACAATCCTGCGACTGCCGTCAGCCAAGGAGCGACAGAAAGctttctccacctgctcctctcaCCTCATTGTCCTCTCTCTGATGTACGGCAgctgtgtatttatatatgtgaaaCCAAAGGAGGTGAACAGGCTGGACTCCAACAAGGAGGCTGCCCTTGTGAACACGGTGGTGACCCCGCTGCTGAACCCTGTTATCTACACTCTGAGGAACAAGCAGGTCCACCAGGCTTTGAGGGACACACTGTCTAGGGCGAGGTTGCAGAAATAG
- the LOC136158188 gene encoding olfactory receptor 6C74-like — protein MSTEMKNGTNVQEFTLEGFPAVQHLGKILFLVHLLAYLASIAGNAVIVTITCADSRLQTPMYFFLRIFSFFECCFTSAVIPKFLVIFLFGKQTISFAACFTQAFVFVFLGASGFLLIAVMSLDRYLAICKPLHYTTIMNLRTCCLLVTACFALGFTLMACLVVKVSQLSFCGPHVIPHFFCDLSPLIHLSCSDTRSVETLLFVLALCVLLTSLIITITAYTNIVITIIGLPSAKERQKAFSTCSSHLIVLSLMYGSCVFIYMKPKQVNRLDSNKEAALVNTVVTPLLNPVIYTLRNKQVHQALRETRSRMKISRFKKNSHLALGWKASKNHSSSFQNS, from the coding sequence ATGTCCACGGAAATGAAGAATGGGACAAATGTCCAAGAATTTACCTTGGAGGGCTTTCCTGCTGTCCAGCACCTGGGCAAAATCCTCTTCCTGGTGCACCTGCTGGCATACCTGGCATCCATTGCAGGCAATGCAGTCATAGTCACCATCACCTGTGCTGACTCCAGGTTACAGACACCTATGTACTTCTTCCTacgcattttctctttctttgaatgTTGCTTCACAAGTGCTGTTATTCCTAAGTTTCTAGTCATCTTTCTTTTCGGCAAGCAAACGATTTCCTTTGCTGCCTGTTTCACACAAGcctttgtttttgtatttctggGAGCATCAGGGTTCCTCCTCATAGCAGTGATGTCTCTGGATCGGTACCTGGCCATTTGCAAGCCTCTTCATTACACAACCATCATGAATCTGAGGACTTGCTGTCTCCTGGTCACAGCCTGCTTTGCTTTGGGCTTCACTCTCATGGCTTGTCTTGTGGTGAAGGTGTCCCAGTTATCCTTCTGTGGCCCCCATGTCATACCTCACTTCTTCTGTGACCTCAGCCCCCTGATCCATCTCTCCTGCTCTGACACCAGGTCAGTTGAAACATTGCTCTTTGTCCTTGCTTTGTGTGTCCTTTTGACATCCCTCATCATAACCATCACTGCATACACCAACATAGTCATCACAATCATTGGACTCCCATCAGCCAAAGAGCGGCAGAAAGctttctccacctgctcctctcaCCTCATTGTCCTCTCTCTGATGTACGGCAGCTGTGTCTTTATATACATGAAACCAAAGCAGGTAAACAGGCTGGACTCCAACAAGGAGGCTGCCCTTGTGAACACAGTGGTGACTCCCCTGCTGAACCCTGTCATCTACACTCTACGGAACAAgcaagtccaccaggctctgagGGAGACCAGGAGCAGAATGAAAAtatcaagatttaaaaaaaacagtcacCTAGCCTTGGGCTGGAAGGCTTCTAAAAACCATTCATCTTCATTCCAGAATTCATAA
- the LOC136158187 gene encoding olfactory receptor 6C2-like, with translation MEKSLMGDARNRTEVQEFILEGFPAVQHLGKVLFLVHLLMYLASITGNILIITITRVDHHLQTPMYFFLSSFSFSECCFITTVIPKLLAIFLLGRQKISFVACMTQAFFFLFLGATVSFLMAVLSLDRYMAICKPLYYPTIMNPRMCSLLVTACLVLGFSLTVVPVTKLSQLSFCGSHVIPHFFCDLGPLINLSCSDIRSIEMLAFGLALFTLSTSFIITIISYSNVVVTIMHLPSGKERQKAFSTCSSHLIVLSLMYGSCVFIYMKPKGTNQLYSNKEAALVNTVVTPLLNPVIYTLRNKQVHQALRNALTRVRLQK, from the coding sequence atggaaaagtcaTTAATGGGGGATGCAAGAAATAGGACAGAAGTTCAGGAATTCATCCTCGAGGGGTTTCCTGCTGTCCAGCACCTGGGGAAGGTCCTCTTCTTGGTGCACCTGCTGATGTATCTGGCCTCCATCACTGGAAACAtactcatcatcaccatcactcgGGTTGACCATCACCTCCAGACAcctatgtacttcttcctcagcagtttttccttttcagaatgCTGCTTTATAACCACTGTTATTCCTAAATTGCTGGCCATCTTTCTGTTGGGGAGGCAAAAAATTTCCTTTGTTGCCTGCATGACAcaagcctttttctttcttttcctgggaGCAACTGTTTCCTTCCTTATGGCTGTATTATCCTTGGATCGGTACATGGCCATTTGCAAGCCTCTTTATTATCCAACCATCATGAACCCGAGGATGTGTTCTCTTCTGGTCACTGCCTGCCTAGTTTTGGGATTCTCCCTCACAGTGGTTCCAGTTACAAAGCTTTCTCAGTTGTCCTTCTGTGGCTCCCATGTTATTCCtcacttcttctgtgatttgGGGCCCTTGATTAATCTCTCTTGTTCTGACATCAGATCTATTGAAATGTTGGCCTTTGGCCTTGCTTTGTTTACTCTTTCAACATCCTTCATTATAACCATCATTTCATACAGCAACGTAGTAGTCACAATCATGCATCTCCCATCAGGCAAGGAGCGACAGAAAGctttctccacctgctcctctcaTCTCATCGTCCTCTCCCTTATGTATGGTAGCTGTGTCTTTATATACATGAAACCAAAGGGaacaaatcaactgtactccaacaaGGAGGCCGCCCTTGTGAACACGGTGGTGACCCCGCTGCTGAACCCTGTCATCTACACTCTGAGGAACAAGCAGGTCCACCAGGCTCTGAGGAATGCCCTGACCAGGGTGCGATTACAGAAATAG